In a genomic window of Desulfopila inferna:
- a CDS encoding YbgA family protein yields MPENMQPEKIHMGVSSCLLGQSVRYDGGHKHDKYITETLGHYFDFVPVCPEVECGLPIPREAMRLIGDPKNPRLVTVKTGTDHTERMKSWALKRVRELETADLCGFIFKSRSPSSGMERVKVYDDDTIPHNVGVGIFAGIFKDHFPLLPTEEEGRLHDMVLRENFIESVFVYRRWRQTLRQRTPGALVTFHTRHKLLLLAHSERIYRNLGKLVAQAGSADVPELFQNYQQGLMEAMKIKPTSNSHVNVLMHMMGYFKKMLSRDEKQELLKVIDNYKQHFVPLIVPITLINHYAGKYHETYLLDQYYLKPHPTELKLRNHA; encoded by the coding sequence ATGCCTGAAAACATGCAGCCCGAAAAAATTCACATGGGGGTCAGCTCATGCCTGCTTGGCCAAAGCGTCCGGTATGACGGGGGACATAAGCACGATAAATATATAACCGAAACACTGGGCCATTATTTTGATTTTGTACCGGTCTGTCCAGAGGTCGAATGCGGTCTGCCTATTCCGCGTGAGGCCATGCGGCTGATCGGCGATCCGAAAAATCCACGTCTGGTCACCGTTAAGACAGGAACGGATCATACTGAGAGAATGAAATCCTGGGCATTAAAACGCGTCCGGGAGCTTGAAACTGCGGATCTTTGCGGCTTTATCTTTAAAAGCAGATCGCCTTCGTCGGGAATGGAAAGGGTAAAGGTCTATGATGATGATACCATTCCCCATAATGTTGGTGTAGGGATCTTTGCCGGGATATTCAAGGATCATTTTCCATTGCTTCCGACGGAAGAGGAAGGAAGGCTGCATGACATGGTATTGCGCGAAAATTTCATAGAATCCGTTTTTGTCTACAGGCGCTGGCGGCAAACCCTGCGGCAGAGAACTCCCGGAGCGCTGGTTACCTTCCATACCAGACATAAGCTGCTTCTTCTGGCCCACAGCGAAAGGATCTACAGAAACCTCGGGAAACTGGTGGCGCAGGCAGGCAGCGCGGACGTCCCTGAACTGTTTCAGAATTATCAACAGGGGCTGATGGAGGCCATGAAGATCAAACCCACCTCCAATTCTCACGTCAATGTACTCATGCACATGATGGGTTATTTCAAGAAAATGCTCAGCCGTGATGAAAAGCAGGAACTGCTCAAGGTAATTGACAACTATAAGCAGCATTTTGTACCGCTGATAGTGCCTATCACTCTGATCAATCATTATGCCGGAAAATACCACGAAACCTATCTGCTCGATCAATATTATCTCAAACCGCATCCCACGGAGCTGAAGCTGAGAAATCATGCCTGA
- a CDS encoding DMT family transporter, with protein MPYLLLVLTALFWSGNFIIGRGMHAEIPPLALSFWRWSFALLILSFFGVAHLWRQRRLARQHLRFIVIQGILGVTGFNSLIYLAMQTTTAINAVLVNSCIPVLIAVCSWIMYKEVMSVRQVLGVLTSLCGVSLILARGDMMFLLSLDFNRGDVLVLVAALFWALYSANLKRYPAELHPFSYLSGIVIVGLIFLLPLYIIEISLGKAMHLSGSSLAAILYVALFASVLAFIFWNRAVRMVGANKAGPFIYLMPVFSTILAIIFLGEKVYLYHIFGVSLISAGIVMTTFRVSRTKMTSR; from the coding sequence ATGCCTTATCTGTTACTCGTCTTAACCGCATTGTTCTGGTCAGGGAATTTTATTATAGGACGCGGCATGCATGCCGAGATCCCGCCGCTGGCGCTTTCCTTCTGGCGCTGGTCTTTTGCTCTGCTGATTCTCTCCTTCTTCGGTGTAGCTCACCTCTGGCGGCAACGCCGGCTGGCACGACAGCATCTGCGCTTTATCGTCATTCAGGGTATCCTGGGGGTCACCGGCTTTAACAGCCTTATCTACCTGGCGATGCAGACGACGACGGCTATCAATGCCGTGCTGGTAAATTCCTGCATTCCCGTGCTGATTGCCGTATGTTCCTGGATTATGTATAAAGAGGTGATGAGCGTCAGGCAGGTTTTAGGGGTGTTGACATCCTTGTGCGGTGTTTCTCTGATCCTGGCCAGAGGAGATATGATGTTTCTGCTGAGTCTGGATTTCAATCGGGGAGATGTGCTCGTACTGGTAGCCGCCCTTTTCTGGGCTTTATACTCAGCCAACCTGAAAAGATATCCAGCCGAATTGCATCCCTTCAGCTATCTCTCGGGTATCGTCATCGTCGGCCTGATTTTTCTTCTCCCGCTCTACATCATCGAAATTTCTTTGGGCAAGGCAATGCATTTAAGCGGCTCCTCCCTGGCGGCCATACTCTATGTGGCCCTGTTCGCCTCGGTTCTGGCTTTTATTTTCTGGAACCGGGCGGTAAGAATGGTAGGCGCCAACAAGGCCGGACCATTTATATATCTCATGCCGGTGTTCAGCACCATACTCGCCATCATCTTCCTTGGTGAAAAAGTGTATCTCTATCATATCTTCGGTGTTTCATTGATATCTGCAGGCATTGTTATGACGACATTTCGCGTTTCCCGGACGAAAATGACATCGCGATAA
- a CDS encoding Lcl C-terminal domain-containing protein, with protein MYHKVKVGERTISPIDWEMTPDLSFGTYESWGGRERVRDNSEQVYYFFVDGWGEVPKVCLMERAVKHARILAEIDVPLEIIEKCVEGQGEVARFEKSYAVNEEVKNWLIDNVLEGEAGGEYVRPVVEKIIRENMGTPLVKLGSASWHFDRVALPAEPAVIRDDEVNDILRKWNFFDSEQNPGGGFVNGLVDPGDGLTVVDERTGLQWQAGGLDICSIRTMHKKIEGIRKKGFAGHQDWRLPTMQEAMSLMDPVMNFKGVHLNPCFSMAQPFIFVAARRKPGGYWFVDYKQGRVFWSSGTIPGGFGRLCRSHN; from the coding sequence ATGTATCATAAAGTTAAGGTCGGAGAACGGACCATAAGCCCTATCGACTGGGAAATGACCCCTGATCTGAGTTTTGGGACCTATGAATCCTGGGGTGGCCGGGAACGGGTTAGAGATAACAGCGAGCAGGTCTACTACTTTTTTGTCGATGGCTGGGGAGAAGTGCCGAAAGTATGCCTCATGGAGCGGGCGGTAAAACATGCCCGAATTCTGGCCGAGATAGATGTTCCTCTTGAAATTATCGAAAAGTGCGTGGAAGGCCAGGGCGAGGTCGCCAGGTTCGAAAAAAGCTATGCCGTAAATGAAGAGGTAAAGAACTGGTTGATAGACAATGTGCTGGAAGGTGAAGCGGGAGGGGAATATGTCAGACCTGTGGTGGAGAAGATCATCCGGGAAAACATGGGAACACCCTTGGTGAAGCTGGGAAGCGCTTCATGGCATTTTGACCGGGTTGCTCTGCCGGCCGAACCTGCAGTGATCAGGGACGACGAGGTGAATGATATTCTGCGGAAATGGAATTTCTTCGACTCGGAGCAAAACCCTGGAGGCGGTTTTGTCAATGGTCTGGTGGACCCTGGTGATGGTCTGACAGTTGTTGACGAGCGAACCGGGCTGCAATGGCAGGCCGGCGGATTGGATATCTGCTCGATTCGGACGATGCATAAAAAAATAGAAGGGATTAGAAAAAAAGGTTTTGCCGGCCACCAAGACTGGCGGTTGCCCACCATGCAGGAGGCGATGTCGCTGATGGATCCGGTTATGAATTTCAAGGGTGTTCATCTCAACCCCTGTTTTTCCATGGCTCAGCCATTTATCTTTGTCGCCGCCAGGCGCAAACCCGGCGGATATTGGTTTGTCGATTATAAGCAGGGCCGTGTCTTCTGGTCTTCCGGAACGATTCCCGGTGGTTTTGGAAGGCTTTGCCGGAGTCATAACTAA
- the glgX gene encoding glycogen debranching protein GlgX, with translation MSKENAIPIGKRGFPLPLGATVLPDGINFAIFSRHGHSVELIIEAFAEDTDAEQYTFSLMPGFNRTGDVWHILLPLYWKKIRYGYRIDGKSDPQERGTLFNNADILIDPYCRMLSPRKWGELSSCGKAPCCQIPLHSFDWKNDTPLKIPLSESIIYELHVRGFTQSETSGVRHPGTYRGIIEKIPYLKSLGITAVELLPVAEFDENDNYFSNPDTGEKLKNFWGYSSINFFSLKSGYAADTGNCIKEFKEMVLSLHQAGIEVILDIVFNHSGEGDYNGTTTSFRGIDNPIYYLLDPETKEYMNFSGCGNTMNCNHPVVRELIRSVLRYYVIEMHVDGFRFDLASILGRDTKGRVLPDPPMLEVIAEDPILRDTKIIAEAWDAAGLYQVGSFSTDKRWSEWNGKFRDDVRSFFAGFNNSVTNLATRIAGSSDLYHPSSRGPCNSINFITSHDGFTLYDLVSYEKKHNRLNGEENRDGENHNLSWNSGKEGQPATRKTENLRLRRIKSMALTLLLSQGVPMITAGDEFGRTQQGNNNTWCQDNETGWIDWSLASKNSGLLRFFKKCIELRKNYRVFRREHFFVVGADPEHAEITWQSLKPGQTDWSSSCHHLAFLLNGLNSHFFVMLNGHRTLSARFTLPSPPGKRKTAKWYEIINTSHASPKDFVSIQYAGALNAGDRIDVAAMTAVVLQTK, from the coding sequence ATGTCCAAAGAAAATGCTATTCCTATTGGAAAAAGAGGTTTCCCTTTACCGCTCGGTGCAACGGTGCTGCCCGACGGAATTAATTTTGCCATTTTTTCAAGACATGGCCACAGCGTCGAGCTCATCATAGAGGCCTTTGCAGAAGACACTGATGCGGAACAATATACTTTTTCTTTAATGCCGGGATTTAACAGAACCGGAGATGTCTGGCACATTCTCCTGCCCCTCTACTGGAAGAAAATCCGCTACGGCTATCGCATCGACGGCAAATCCGACCCGCAGGAAAGAGGAACGCTTTTTAACAATGCCGACATCCTGATCGATCCCTACTGTCGTATGTTGAGCCCCAGGAAATGGGGTGAATTATCCTCGTGCGGAAAGGCTCCCTGCTGCCAGATCCCCTTACACAGTTTTGACTGGAAGAATGACACCCCGCTGAAAATCCCGCTGTCGGAAAGCATCATTTACGAGCTTCACGTCCGCGGTTTCACTCAAAGCGAGACCTCCGGAGTGCGGCATCCCGGAACATATCGCGGTATCATCGAAAAAATTCCATACCTGAAATCCCTGGGAATTACCGCCGTCGAGCTTCTGCCCGTTGCCGAATTTGATGAAAACGACAACTATTTCAGCAATCCCGACACCGGTGAAAAACTGAAAAATTTCTGGGGCTACAGTTCCATCAATTTTTTCTCCCTCAAGTCAGGCTATGCCGCGGATACCGGCAACTGCATCAAGGAATTCAAGGAAATGGTGCTGTCCCTGCACCAGGCAGGCATCGAGGTGATTCTGGACATTGTCTTTAATCACTCCGGAGAAGGCGACTACAATGGTACCACCACCAGCTTCCGCGGCATCGACAATCCTATTTATTACCTGCTGGACCCTGAAACCAAAGAATACATGAATTTTTCAGGATGCGGCAATACCATGAACTGTAATCATCCAGTGGTGCGGGAACTCATCAGGAGCGTGCTGCGCTACTATGTGATCGAAATGCATGTCGACGGTTTCCGTTTTGACCTCGCCTCTATTCTGGGGCGGGATACCAAAGGCAGAGTTCTGCCCGATCCGCCAATGCTGGAAGTTATCGCGGAGGATCCGATCCTGCGTGATACGAAAATTATTGCCGAGGCATGGGATGCCGCGGGCTTGTATCAGGTGGGTTCCTTCTCGACCGACAAACGCTGGAGCGAATGGAACGGCAAATTTCGCGATGACGTGCGTAGTTTTTTCGCAGGCTTTAATAACTCAGTCACTAACCTCGCCACCCGTATCGCCGGCAGCTCGGACCTTTATCATCCCAGTTCGAGGGGCCCATGCAATTCCATTAACTTCATCACCAGCCATGATGGGTTCACCCTCTATGATCTGGTAAGTTATGAGAAGAAACATAACCGGCTCAACGGTGAGGAGAACAGGGACGGGGAAAACCATAATCTCAGCTGGAACAGCGGCAAGGAAGGCCAACCGGCAACGAGAAAAACAGAAAACCTGCGCCTGCGCCGTATAAAAAGCATGGCGCTGACCCTGCTCCTTTCCCAGGGCGTTCCCATGATTACCGCCGGGGATGAATTCGGCCGAACGCAGCAAGGCAACAATAATACCTGGTGCCAGGACAATGAAACAGGCTGGATAGACTGGTCTCTGGCTTCAAAAAACAGTGGATTGCTGCGTTTTTTTAAAAAATGTATCGAATTAAGAAAGAATTACCGTGTCTTTCGCAGAGAACATTTTTTCGTGGTGGGGGCGGATCCGGAGCATGCCGAAATCACCTGGCAATCCCTTAAACCCGGACAGACCGACTGGTCTTCCTCCTGTCACCACCTGGCTTTTCTTCTCAATGGTCTGAATTCTCATTTTTTCGTGATGCTCAACGGTCACAGAACCCTCTCCGCCCGGTTTACTCTGCCTTCTCCGCCAGGAAAAAGAAAGACGGCGAAGTGGTATGAAATTATCAATACTTCTCACGCCTCTCCCAAGGATTTTGTCTCCATTCAGTACGCCGGCGCCCTTAATGCAGGTGACAGGATTGACGTTGCCGCAATGACTGCCGTTGTACTGCAAACAAAATAA
- a CDS encoding DNA-binding protein, with protein MILSTIRCILLTMAFVSTAAFSTNAADSVDNNTTGSGTVLETMDTANYTYMNLKTAGGDVWVALPATEIEVGDEVTYVYGMTMSDFQSKTIDRTFESIIFSPGLVTEAGDATPPITEKKKNSSSTFSEALQEETKQSETIKPQEQLSPGSMGATVPYMETEVEKASGENGYRVAELYEKADSLDGKQVRVRGRVVKVSPNIMGKNWIHLQDGTGDPMQNTHDLVITSNELTEVDEIVVAEGTVAADKDFGFGYEYAVLVEQATLSK; from the coding sequence ATGATTCTCTCAACCATTCGCTGCATTCTCTTAACTATGGCTTTTGTTTCAACCGCTGCTTTCTCTACAAATGCTGCAGATTCCGTGGACAACAACACTACCGGAAGCGGTACGGTACTCGAAACAATGGATACCGCTAATTATACCTATATGAACCTCAAAACAGCGGGAGGCGACGTCTGGGTCGCCCTTCCCGCAACAGAAATCGAGGTTGGCGATGAAGTCACTTATGTATACGGTATGACCATGAGCGACTTTCAGTCAAAGACCATTGACAGGACCTTTGAGAGCATAATTTTTTCACCTGGACTGGTGACGGAAGCCGGCGATGCCACTCCACCGATTACTGAAAAAAAGAAGAACTCAAGCTCCACATTTTCGGAAGCCCTGCAGGAGGAAACCAAACAATCTGAAACCATAAAGCCTCAGGAACAGTTGTCACCGGGGAGTATGGGAGCCACCGTTCCCTATATGGAAACGGAGGTCGAAAAAGCTTCGGGAGAAAATGGCTACAGAGTGGCGGAACTCTATGAAAAAGCCGACTCACTTGATGGAAAACAGGTTCGTGTCAGAGGCCGTGTCGTCAAGGTAAGCCCCAACATCATGGGAAAGAACTGGATTCATCTTCAGGATGGTACAGGTGATCCGATGCAAAATACCCATGATCTGGTGATAACCAGCAATGAACTTACCGAGGTTGACGAAATTGTGGTCGCTGAAGGAACAGTAGCAGCCGATAAAGATTTCGGATTCGGCTATGAATATGCTGTTCTCGTCGAGCAGGCCACACTTTCAAAATAG
- a CDS encoding ketopantoate reductase family protein: protein MHIVIVGPGALGCLLAATLHRGTTTTADRISLLDYNENRADRLNSQGIQYEREGITTRFTLPAYSNPLEVDRADALFICVKSYDVDETLDFCAPLMADDCLLVFMQNGIAHLKHRSVSKGAATVFATTTEGSTYLGPGHVHHAGAGQTRLGFLDTPRPEHSLLLPRIVERLQAGGIKAGITESILTGIWRKLFVNVGINALTVIHDCKNGELLEIPEARKQMRQAINEAVKVGEFENIFVESALENTENVCRATAGNISSMLQDVRKKRKTEIDAINGMIIKMAGIHGLATPANSSLVERVKKIEARY from the coding sequence ATGCACATCGTAATCGTCGGACCAGGTGCTCTGGGGTGTCTGCTCGCGGCCACACTTCACAGAGGTACGACAACGACCGCTGACAGGATTTCCCTGCTGGATTACAATGAAAATCGTGCAGACCGCTTGAATAGCCAGGGAATTCAATATGAACGGGAAGGTATTACCACCCGGTTCACCTTGCCGGCATATTCAAATCCGCTCGAGGTCGACCGCGCCGATGCTCTCTTTATCTGCGTCAAATCCTATGATGTAGACGAAACTCTTGACTTCTGTGCTCCGCTCATGGCTGACGACTGCCTGCTCGTCTTTATGCAGAACGGTATAGCCCACCTGAAACACAGAAGCGTTTCAAAGGGGGCTGCCACAGTTTTCGCAACCACGACCGAAGGTTCTACGTATCTGGGGCCGGGTCATGTACACCATGCGGGTGCAGGTCAGACCCGGCTCGGATTTCTTGACACTCCACGACCCGAGCACAGTCTGCTGCTGCCGCGAATCGTCGAACGGCTGCAGGCCGGCGGCATAAAGGCCGGTATAACGGAATCCATCCTCACCGGAATCTGGAGGAAGCTTTTTGTCAATGTCGGCATCAATGCCTTAACCGTCATCCACGACTGCAAAAACGGTGAGCTCCTGGAGATCCCCGAGGCCCGCAAACAGATGCGCCAGGCAATCAATGAAGCGGTAAAGGTTGGGGAATTTGAGAATATTTTTGTAGAGTCAGCACTTGAGAATACTGAAAATGTCTGCAGGGCGACAGCAGGAAATATCAGCTCAATGCTTCAGGATGTCAGAAAAAAAAGAAAAACAGAAATAGATGCCATCAATGGAATGATTATCAAAATGGCGGGAATTCATGGTCTGGCGACACCAGCAAACTCGTCTCTTGTGGAAAGGGTAAAAAAAATTGAAGCACGTTATTAA
- a CDS encoding 5' nucleotidase, NT5C type has translation MKHVINGGIKPDQVGFDFDGVIADIGEAFLRLARQNHNYMISLEEITNFHVEKCVPIPESVVQEIFSDILKDSLAAELQPISGALEVISDLASRARVTIITARNIERPVIDWLEHYLPREVCSKIDLIAMEDHDRKVEYIQQRELRYFVDDRAETCALIAAADLHPLLYRQPWNSSWKEFVSVDDWRHISELIAK, from the coding sequence TTGAAGCACGTTATTAATGGAGGAATAAAGCCTGATCAGGTTGGTTTCGATTTCGACGGAGTCATTGCCGATATCGGCGAAGCCTTTCTCAGACTCGCGCGGCAAAATCATAATTATATGATTTCACTTGAGGAGATAACAAACTTTCATGTGGAAAAATGTGTTCCTATTCCGGAGTCTGTTGTTCAGGAAATATTCTCCGATATTCTCAAAGATTCTCTAGCCGCCGAGCTCCAGCCGATATCCGGGGCGCTCGAGGTGATCAGCGATCTTGCCTCCCGCGCCAGGGTGACGATCATTACAGCCCGTAACATAGAACGCCCGGTCATAGACTGGCTGGAACATTATCTACCCAGGGAAGTATGCAGTAAAATCGATCTCATCGCAATGGAGGACCATGATCGCAAGGTTGAATATATTCAGCAGAGGGAACTCCGCTATTTTGTCGATGACAGAGCGGAGACCTGCGCCCTGATAGCAGCTGCGGACTTACATCCGCTGCTTTACAGACAGCCCTGGAACAGCAGCTGGAAAGAGTTTGTCTCTGTCGATGACTGGCGGCATATCTCTGAGCTTATCGCCAAATAG
- a CDS encoding NUDIX domain-containing protein, giving the protein MQCPHCKNILEEQRNPIPTVDIIIEIEERIVLIKRRNPPYGWALPGGFVDYGESFENAARREAEEETGLQVVNLRQFHTYSDPGRDARFHTASTVFIGQASGVPRAADDAAEAELFQQDDLPELAFDHAKILQDYYTFKKSESTWRPA; this is encoded by the coding sequence ATGCAGTGTCCTCATTGCAAAAACATCCTGGAAGAGCAGCGCAATCCCATCCCCACTGTCGATATCATTATTGAAATCGAGGAGAGAATCGTCCTCATCAAGCGCAGGAATCCTCCCTATGGTTGGGCGCTGCCTGGGGGATTTGTCGATTATGGAGAATCCTTCGAAAATGCAGCCCGGCGTGAAGCCGAAGAGGAGACCGGTCTGCAGGTTGTCAACCTGAGACAGTTTCATACCTATTCCGATCCCGGCAGAGATGCGCGTTTCCACACCGCTTCCACAGTGTTTATCGGCCAGGCGTCAGGGGTACCCAGGGCCGCTGATGATGCGGCAGAGGCAGAACTTTTTCAACAGGACGATCTACCGGAACTCGCCTTCGATCATGCCAAAATCCTGCAGGATTATTATACATTCAAGAAGTCTGAATCAACATGGCGCCCGGCTTGA
- the typA gene encoding translational GTPase TypA has translation MEQQKIRNVAIIAHVDHGKTTLVDQLFRQSGMFRDNQAVAERLMDSSDLERERGITITSKNGSYRYGDHRINIIDTPGHADFGGQVERVLRMADGALLLVDAQEGPMPQTYFVLKKALENSLPVIVVINKIDKPAARCDWVVDQVFDLFVKLNAPDDILDFPVVYASAKEGYSLLDPKDEKEGSGTMHHISDMILAHIPAPVGSPDAPLQMQVGTIDYSPYLGRLGIGKVVNGTMSINQPLAVARRDGSIKPVRVSKIFQFESDGKVSIDSASVGEIVAVAGMEDVTVGVTFTDLNDPRPLPLIPIDPPTISMNFIPNDSPFAGKEGKYVTSRHLEERLNREILADVALQFESLTDAVGFKVSGRGELHLSILIEKMRREGYEFQVTRPQVILKQENGKTLEPYETLTVDVDEKYQGAVMEKLGKLKGQVEEMSSEHGMIRMVFKIPTRGLLGYRSEFMTDTKGMGMMNYVFCEYGPWAGDIINRTNGVMVAKEQCTAVAYALFNLQERGKIFAHPGDPIYQGQIVGENARPADLVVNPAKGKKLTNVRASGTDDAVVLTPPVEMTLEDCIAYINDDELVEVTPKSIRLRKKTGVRVRG, from the coding sequence ATGGAACAGCAGAAGATCCGTAATGTGGCGATCATCGCCCATGTCGATCATGGAAAAACAACGCTGGTTGATCAGCTTTTCAGGCAATCCGGAATGTTTCGGGACAATCAGGCTGTGGCGGAGCGCCTCATGGATTCCAGTGATCTGGAACGTGAACGGGGCATCACCATTACCTCGAAAAACGGATCCTACAGGTATGGAGATCACCGCATAAACATTATTGACACTCCCGGCCATGCCGACTTCGGCGGCCAGGTTGAACGCGTTCTTCGTATGGCTGACGGCGCCCTGCTGCTGGTCGATGCTCAGGAAGGACCAATGCCGCAGACCTATTTCGTCCTCAAGAAAGCACTGGAAAACAGTCTGCCGGTCATTGTGGTCATCAATAAAATAGATAAACCGGCCGCCCGCTGCGATTGGGTTGTCGATCAGGTTTTCGATCTTTTCGTCAAACTCAACGCCCCCGACGATATTCTCGATTTCCCGGTGGTATACGCTTCTGCCAAGGAGGGATATTCCCTGCTCGATCCCAAGGATGAAAAAGAGGGCAGCGGTACCATGCACCATATTTCCGATATGATACTCGCTCATATTCCCGCACCGGTTGGCTCGCCGGATGCCCCGCTGCAGATGCAGGTCGGGACCATCGATTACTCACCCTATCTCGGCAGGCTGGGAATCGGCAAGGTAGTTAACGGCACCATGTCGATCAATCAACCTCTGGCGGTTGCCCGAAGAGACGGTTCCATTAAGCCGGTTCGGGTTTCGAAAATATTTCAATTTGAAAGCGACGGCAAGGTATCGATAGACTCGGCCTCGGTGGGCGAGATCGTTGCGGTTGCCGGAATGGAAGATGTTACCGTCGGGGTGACCTTTACCGATCTCAACGATCCCAGGCCGTTGCCGTTGATCCCGATCGATCCGCCGACCATTTCCATGAATTTCATCCCTAATGATTCACCCTTTGCCGGCAAGGAAGGGAAATATGTAACCTCCAGGCATCTGGAGGAGCGGCTCAACCGGGAAATACTCGCTGATGTGGCCCTGCAGTTTGAAAGTTTGACCGATGCCGTCGGTTTTAAGGTTTCCGGTAGAGGCGAGCTGCATCTTTCTATTTTGATAGAAAAAATGCGGCGTGAAGGCTATGAGTTTCAGGTTACCCGTCCTCAGGTCATTCTCAAGCAGGAAAACGGCAAGACCCTGGAACCCTATGAAACACTGACGGTTGATGTTGATGAAAAATATCAGGGCGCCGTTATGGAAAAACTGGGCAAACTCAAGGGGCAGGTTGAGGAGATGAGCAGTGAGCATGGCATGATCCGCATGGTCTTCAAGATACCTACCCGTGGCCTGCTGGGTTACCGATCTGAGTTCATGACCGATACCAAAGGCATGGGAATGATGAACTATGTTTTTTGCGAATACGGACCCTGGGCCGGTGATATAATCAACAGGACGAACGGGGTCATGGTAGCCAAGGAGCAGTGTACTGCCGTGGCCTATGCGCTCTTCAATCTACAGGAGAGGGGCAAAATTTTCGCCCATCCCGGAGACCCGATCTATCAGGGTCAGATCGTTGGAGAAAATGCCAGACCTGCCGATCTGGTAGTCAATCCTGCCAAGGGTAAGAAACTCACCAACGTCAGGGCTTCCGGTACAGACGACGCCGTTGTTCTGACACCTCCTGTTGAAATGACTCTTGAGGATTGCATCGCCTATATCAATGATGATGAGCTTGTCGAGGTTACGCCGAAGTCAATCAGATTACGGAAGAAAACCGGAGTGAGAGTTCGCGGCTAG
- a CDS encoding DEAD/DEAH box helicase produces the protein MSQVKLTVSSNCLLENIPLEFEMLLKEELTIDNPKYIAARRYGRWVGKKLKPQLKYYEQVPTGLHFPRGFSNQAVLLCREHLGESPLIADDRRLLPEIDFSFYGELREYQQKAVAEMNARSFGVLEAGTGSGKTVMAIALIALRRQPTLIVVHTKELLYQWRERIVEFLRITPGLIGDGHNQIGDVTIAIVNSARKQGAVLAPQFGHLIVDECHRVPATLFTDVVSVFDSRFLLGLSATAFRSDDQMTRLIYFYMGDPVHKVDPGELAASGAIIKPKLLIKKTNFEYGYRGDYQALITALTAHQGRNRQIIADIATVAGKGEAGTSLVVSDRVSHCEIFADALQKKGFRVALLTGQASTEKRGKIVGTVQKGEVQILVATLQLIGEGFDCPGLNNLFLTTPITFEGRLVQVIGRIMRPAKDKQPRVYDYLDHKVSALRKSANQRYKILRKVMEPALFPE, from the coding sequence ATGAGCCAAGTGAAACTCACAGTTTCCAGCAACTGTCTGCTTGAAAATATTCCTCTTGAATTCGAGATGCTGCTCAAAGAGGAGCTGACCATCGATAATCCTAAATATATTGCCGCCAGACGCTATGGCAGGTGGGTCGGCAAAAAACTGAAGCCGCAACTGAAATATTACGAGCAGGTGCCGACCGGCCTGCATTTTCCACGCGGATTTTCCAATCAGGCGGTACTGCTCTGCCGTGAGCATCTGGGGGAATCACCCCTGATAGCCGACGACAGGAGGCTGCTGCCCGAAATTGATTTCTCTTTTTATGGAGAATTGCGCGAATACCAGCAAAAGGCGGTGGCAGAGATGAACGCCCGTTCTTTTGGCGTGCTCGAGGCGGGAACCGGCAGCGGCAAGACGGTAATGGCCATAGCACTGATAGCTCTGCGCCGGCAACCGACCCTGATTGTGGTCCATACCAAAGAGTTGCTCTACCAGTGGCGGGAACGGATTGTAGAATTTCTGCGGATAACCCCCGGCCTGATAGGCGATGGACATAATCAAATCGGAGATGTTACCATTGCCATTGTCAACAGTGCCCGCAAACAGGGAGCAGTTCTAGCTCCGCAATTCGGACATTTGATTGTGGATGAGTGTCATCGTGTTCCGGCAACGCTGTTTACCGATGTGGTTTCGGTTTTTGACAGCCGGTTTCTGCTGGGGTTGTCTGCCACCGCCTTCCGCAGTGACGATCAGATGACCCGACTCATCTATTTTTACATGGGAGACCCTGTCCACAAGGTGGACCCGGGAGAGCTTGCCGCAAGTGGTGCCATCATCAAGCCGAAGTTGCTGATAAAGAAGACAAATTTTGAATACGGCTACCGGGGAGATTACCAGGCGCTGATTACCGCCCTTACCGCTCATCAGGGCCGCAACAGGCAGATAATTGCTGATATCGCCACCGTCGCCGGCAAAGGCGAGGCCGGAACTTCGCTTGTCGTCTCAGACAGGGTCAGTCATTGTGAAATATTTGCGGATGCTCTGCAAAAGAAAGGCTTCCGGGTCGCCCTGCTGACGGGACAGGCATCCACGGAGAAGCGCGGTAAAATTGTAGGGACCGTGCAGAAAGGGGAGGTGCAGATACTTGTGGCGACACTGCAGCTTATCGGCGAGGGGTTCGATTGCCCCGGTTTGAATAATCTGTTTCTCACCACACCGATTACCTTTGAGGGCAGGCTTGTTCAGGTTATCGGCAGGATCATGCGCCCGGCCAAGGATAAGCAGCCCCGAGTCTATGATTACCTTGATCATAAGGTTTCGGCCCTGCGGAAGTCGGCGAATCAGCGCTACAAAATCCTGCGAAAGGTAATGGAACCCGCTCTTTTTCCAGAATAG